The Coregonus clupeaformis isolate EN_2021a chromosome 18, ASM2061545v1, whole genome shotgun sequence genome has a segment encoding these proteins:
- the tmub1 gene encoding transmembrane and ubiquitin-like domain-containing protein 1, producing MALIEGVGDEVTLLFGAVLLLLVLVIAWASTHTSEPPEHLFTTPPTAAASSSVSASLQLRTAPSDQHPAPNNVTTNDSDSPELPPTTTTLDSLTPPLGEEGKAEAGGRIPEGCGERGVEGAGGESSLLEEEGLGFRRDGLRHRERVGDGQVGAGPSPSPSFPTPSPLDSASSDSHSPDVDTADAAERNMVLRLKFLNDTERMAQVKPEDTIGYIKRTYFAGQEHQVRLIYQGQLLQDDGQTLASLNLADNCVLHCHISQHATRAAPAGARAADQVHVALNVGSLMVPLFVLMLSVLWYFQIQYRQFFTAPATASLVGITIFFSFVAFGVYRR from the exons ATGGCTCTAATCGAGGGGGTGGGGGACGAGGTCACCCTGCTCTTTGGGGCGGTCCTCCTGCTGCTGGTACTGGTGATTGCCTGGGCCTCCACGCACACGTCTGAGCCCCCCGAACACCTCTTCACCACACCCCCTACAGCCGCCGCCTCCTCTTCAGTCTCTGCCTCCCTCCAGCTCCGGACCGCCCCCTCTGACCAGCACCCAGCTCCCAATAACGTCACCACCAATGACAGCGACAGTCCGGAGTTGCCACCTACCACAACCACTCTGGACAGCCTGACTCCACCTTTGGGGGAGGAAGGTAAGGCAGAGGCGGGAGGACGGATACCTGAGGGGTGTGGAGAAAGAGGAGTAGAGGGGGCAGGTGGAGAGAGCAGCCTTCTGGAAGAAGAGGGGTTGGGCTTCAGGAGGGATGGTCTGAGACACCGAGAGCGGGTTGGAGATGGCCAGGTTGGAGCCggcccctctccttccccttcttTCCCCACCCCGAGTCCACTAGACAGTGCCTCAAGTGACAGCCACTCCCCAGATGTGGATACTGCTGACGCTGCCGAGAGGAACATGGTCTTGCGTCTTAAGTTCCTCAACGACACAGAGAGGATGGCCCAGGTCAAGCCTGAGGACACCATTGGTTACATCAAAAG GACCTACTTCGCCGGTCAAGAGCACCAGGTGCGCCTCATCTACCAGGGCCAGCTGCTACAGGACGACGGCCAGACACTGGCCTCGCTAAACCTGGCTGACAACTGCGTCTTGCACTGCCACATCTCCCAGCACGCCACCAGGGCAGCACCAGCAGGGGCCCGGGCTGCCGACCAGGTCCACGTGGCCCTCAACGTGGGCAGCCTCATGGTGCCCCTGTTTGTGCTCATGCTGTCTGTGCTCTGGTACTTCCAGATCCAGTACCGGCAGTTCTTCACCGCGCCCGCCACAGCGTCACTGGTGGGCATCACCATTTTCTTTAGCTTTGTGGCGTTTGGGGTTTATCGCCGCTGA